In Miscanthus floridulus cultivar M001 chromosome 5, ASM1932011v1, whole genome shotgun sequence, one genomic interval encodes:
- the LOC136451613 gene encoding putative transcription factor bHLH107 isoform X1 has protein sequence MAACQPLQGKELQPYDDCDPSLFGGPVLLPRQASSAPPAVRVAPPEMSSSSGSGRSATEARALKIHSEAERRRRERINAHLATLRSMIPDTTRQALTLEFSSKTKYNAMTSKQRRYFYTLPALQMDKATLLARVVEQVKLLKREASEATTQSTTLPPETDEVSIELNTGADRVIYIRASISCDDRPDLVAGLAQAFHGLRLRTVRADMTSLGGRARHVFVLCKCKEEGWGSGSAGPSASLRSLKEAVRQALARVASPETAYGSRPFQSKRHRILESHYSIMSI, from the exons ATGGCTGCATGCCAACCTCTGCAAGGGAAGGAGCTGCAGCCATACGATGACTGTGATCCTTCATTGTTCGGAGGGCCAGTTCTTCTGCCCCGTCAGGCAAGCTCGGCTCCACCGGCCGTGAGGGTAGCGCCGCCGGagatgtcgtcgtcgtcgggGTCCGGGAGGAGCGCGACGGAGGCGAGGGCCCTGAAGATCCACAGCGAGGCCGAGCGGCGGCGCCGGGAGAGGATCAATGCTCATCTGGCTACGCTCAGGAGCATGATTCCTGATACCACCAGGCAG GCTCTCACTTTGGAGTTCTCTAGCAAGACAAAGTACAATGCTATGACTTCTAAGCAAAGGCGTTACTTTTACACTCTCCCTGCACTGCAGATGGACAAGGCCACCTTGCTTGCCAGAGTGGTAGAGCAAGTGAAGCTCCTGAAGAGGGAAGCAAGCGAGGCCACCACCCAGAGCACGACCCTGCCCCCGGAGACGGACGAGGTCTCCATCGAGCTCAACACCGGCGCCGACAGGGTTATCTACATAAGGGCCTCGATCAGCTGCGACGACCGGCCGGACCTCGTCGCCGGGCTGGCCCAGGCGTTCCATGGCCTGAGGCTGAGGACGGTGAGGGCGGACATGACCTCGTTAGGAGGAAGGGCGCGGCATGTGTTCGTGCTGTGCAAGTGCAAGGAGGAGGGCTGGGGCAGTGGTAGTGCAGGTCCAAGTGCAAGCCTCAGGTCTCTGAAGGAGGCTGTCAGGCAGGCGCTAGCCAGGGTTGCTTCCCCAGAAACGGCATACGGCAGTAGACCCTTTCAGAGCAAGCGGCACAGGATTCTTGAATCACATTACTCGATTATGTCCATATAG
- the LOC136451613 gene encoding putative transcription factor bHLH107 isoform X2 has protein sequence MAACQPLQGKELQPYDDCDPSLFGGPVLLPRQASSAPPAVRVAPPEMSSSSGSGRSATEARALKIHSEAERRRRERINAHLATLRSMIPDTTRQMDKATLLARVVEQVKLLKREASEATTQSTTLPPETDEVSIELNTGADRVIYIRASISCDDRPDLVAGLAQAFHGLRLRTVRADMTSLGGRARHVFVLCKCKEEGWGSGSAGPSASLRSLKEAVRQALARVASPETAYGSRPFQSKRHRILESHYSIMSI, from the exons ATGGCTGCATGCCAACCTCTGCAAGGGAAGGAGCTGCAGCCATACGATGACTGTGATCCTTCATTGTTCGGAGGGCCAGTTCTTCTGCCCCGTCAGGCAAGCTCGGCTCCACCGGCCGTGAGGGTAGCGCCGCCGGagatgtcgtcgtcgtcgggGTCCGGGAGGAGCGCGACGGAGGCGAGGGCCCTGAAGATCCACAGCGAGGCCGAGCGGCGGCGCCGGGAGAGGATCAATGCTCATCTGGCTACGCTCAGGAGCATGATTCCTGATACCACCAGGCAG ATGGACAAGGCCACCTTGCTTGCCAGAGTGGTAGAGCAAGTGAAGCTCCTGAAGAGGGAAGCAAGCGAGGCCACCACCCAGAGCACGACCCTGCCCCCGGAGACGGACGAGGTCTCCATCGAGCTCAACACCGGCGCCGACAGGGTTATCTACATAAGGGCCTCGATCAGCTGCGACGACCGGCCGGACCTCGTCGCCGGGCTGGCCCAGGCGTTCCATGGCCTGAGGCTGAGGACGGTGAGGGCGGACATGACCTCGTTAGGAGGAAGGGCGCGGCATGTGTTCGTGCTGTGCAAGTGCAAGGAGGAGGGCTGGGGCAGTGGTAGTGCAGGTCCAAGTGCAAGCCTCAGGTCTCTGAAGGAGGCTGTCAGGCAGGCGCTAGCCAGGGTTGCTTCCCCAGAAACGGCATACGGCAGTAGACCCTTTCAGAGCAAGCGGCACAGGATTCTTGAATCACATTACTCGATTATGTCCATATAG
- the LOC136454309 gene encoding phospholipase A1-Igamma1, chloroplastic-like, with product MPAFAALLHLTGGDAAKSESHPIITDGRAGADAFARRRDWSALLDPFDAGLRDELLKYGDLVQATYDASDRRHWSPHCGTCVHDLRRLLLALGLAGHGYVATAFLYATSDVDVPRWLGRPLHEDAWEGRANWMGYVRVTVTGHSLGGALAMLATRDAAVAHPDVHVSAVTFGAPRVGNRAFYDGVTSRDVRALRVVVRHDVVPSVPSVPRHGAGEQDILSRSGGTRRRRRTRG from the exons ATGCCCGCCTTCGCCGCTCTCCTCCACCTCACCGGCGGCGACGCTGCCAAGTCTGAGTCGCATCCGATCATCACCGATGGTCGTGCCGGCGCCGACGCCTTCGCCCGGCGCCGCGACTGGTCGGCGCTTCTCGACCCGTTCGACGCTGGCCTCCGCGACGAGCTCCTCAAGTACGGCGACCTCGTGCAGGCCACCTACGACGCGTCCGACCGCCGGCACTGGTCCCCGCACTGCGGCACCTGCGTCCACGACCTCCGCCGCCTGCTCCTGGCGCTGGGCCTCGCGGGCCACGGCTACGTCGCCACCGCCTTCCTATACGCCACCAGCGATGTTGACGTCCCGCGCTGGCTCGGCCGCCCGCTCCACGAGGACGCCTGGGAAGGCCGCGCCAACTGGATGGGCTAC GTGCGGGTGACAGTCACGGGCCACAGCCTCGGGGGTGCGCTGGCCATGCTCGCCACGCGGGACGCCGCAGTGGCGCACCCGGACGTGCACGTCAGCGCCGTCACCTTCGGAGCCCCGCGCGTCGGTAACAGGGCGTTCTACGACGGTGTCACGTCGCGCGACGTCAGGGCTCTGCGCGTCGTCGTCAGGCACGACGTCGTGCCGTCGGTGCCGAGCGTCCCGAGACATGGCGCTGGTGAACAAGACATCCTATCCCGGAGTGGTGGTACACGCCGGCGCCGGCGAACAAGGGGCTAA